The Thermococcus sp. genome contains a region encoding:
- a CDS encoding glycosyltransferase family 2 protein: MTGGKRISIVVPAYNEEKRLPEVLKRVPDFVDELIVVDDGSTDGTYSTALKMAEEDPRVVPIRLEENCGKGCAMREGIKHARGDVVVFMDADGQHLPEEIGKLVGPIVQGEADVVIGARRLEVQGKRPIHRRLSNMITTRLLRLKLGTYVYDTQSGFRAYRREFLPRIESSRYEVESEMLIKAVKMGARIREVPVSMVYGVETGHFKVEDVFRFLYALIKF, encoded by the coding sequence ATGACCGGGGGAAAGAGAATAAGCATTGTCGTACCCGCGTACAATGAAGAAAAGCGGCTTCCGGAGGTCCTCAAGCGGGTACCTGATTTCGTCGATGAGTTAATCGTTGTCGACGACGGCAGCACGGACGGAACTTACAGTACTGCCCTTAAGATGGCGGAGGAGGATCCGCGTGTGGTGCCGATCAGGCTTGAGGAGAACTGTGGTAAAGGTTGTGCCATGAGGGAGGGAATTAAACACGCAAGGGGAGACGTGGTAGTGTTCATGGATGCCGACGGACAGCACCTCCCGGAGGAGATAGGTAAACTCGTGGGACCAATAGTGCAGGGAGAAGCGGACGTTGTTATCGGGGCACGGAGGCTTGAGGTACAGGGAAAGCGACCCATCCACCGACGGCTCAGCAACATGATCACCACACGGTTGCTCAGACTGAAGCTTGGAACGTACGTGTACGACACTCAAAGCGGTTTCCGGGCATACCGAAGGGAATTCCTACCTAGAATAGAGAGCAGCAGGTATGAGGTCGAGAGTGAGATGCTGATAAAAGCTGTCAAAATGGGGGCCCGCATAAGGGAAGTACCCGTGAGCATGGTATACGGGGTTGAAACCGGCCATTTCAAGGTTGAGGATGTTTTCAGATTCTTGTACGCCCTCATCAAGTTCTGA
- a CDS encoding phosphatase PAP2 family protein: MAGRVKDVLASTARVVKSSLNDKEVLVRLNVLLLLYLGWIAFTVAYGLIQNHSRNVTQELLRLPLTSKSFVLSVVRFTHSIPPLYITLRVTYYIGFTGSIALTVFFMLIYWRDLKASDELAVRYLLAYVSCGLIYSIFHVYAPHYVYHIPGFYLDNTYLTRQEFVFPSLHNTVAMINLLTIWHHRDKIWAKFLILLNLMIPFATVLLGHHWVYDAVAGILLAFIIVKVTSGHTLKVPESIREMGVSHIQRVTVVGLLVGLSVLLLAIHTPKP; the protein is encoded by the coding sequence ATGGCGGGAAGGGTGAAGGACGTGCTTGCCAGCACTGCTCGGGTGGTGAAGTCCTCGCTTAACGACAAAGAGGTATTGGTCCGTTTGAACGTCCTTCTTCTACTGTACCTTGGATGGATCGCGTTTACCGTCGCCTACGGGCTCATCCAAAACCACAGCAGGAACGTAACCCAGGAGCTCCTGAGGTTGCCGCTCACCTCGAAGTCCTTTGTCCTCTCCGTGGTACGGTTCACCCACTCCATTCCTCCCCTCTACATCACCCTGAGGGTAACGTACTACATCGGTTTCACGGGTTCGATAGCCCTCACCGTCTTTTTCATGCTGATTTACTGGAGGGACTTAAAGGCATCCGATGAGCTTGCCGTGAGGTACCTGCTGGCCTATGTTTCATGCGGGTTGATCTACTCAATCTTCCACGTTTATGCCCCCCACTACGTCTATCACATCCCCGGATTCTACCTGGACAACACCTACCTCACCCGGCAGGAGTTCGTCTTTCCCTCACTTCACAACACCGTTGCGATGATAAATCTGCTGACTATATGGCACCACAGGGATAAAATTTGGGCAAAATTCCTGATTCTGTTGAACCTGATGATACCCTTTGCGACGGTTCTCTTGGGGCATCACTGGGTATACGACGCAGTGGCGGGTATCCTGCTTGCTTTCATCATCGTGAAAGTCACCAGTGGACACACGCTTAAAGTACCGGAGAGCATCAGGGAGATGGGGGTTTCTCACATCCAGCGGGTGACGGTGGTTGGGCTCCTTGTGGGCCTATCGGTGCTACTTCTCGCCATCCACACCCCTAAACCTTAG
- a CDS encoding HAD family hydrolase, translated as MEAVVPNFGRISFKNVLFDLNGTLGEEGHLEGEVRRLIERLADKYTVVVLSADTFGTLEEEFKGLPVRIERVSSGTEKAMIAEGYKPYAAVGNGNNDVAMLEGAELAFCVIGPEGASIDALLASDVVVRDVKDAIGMLLDEKKLTATLRG; from the coding sequence ATGGAAGCAGTTGTCCCCAACTTTGGGAGAATCTCATTTAAGAATGTACTTTTTGACCTCAACGGCACTCTGGGGGAAGAAGGGCATTTAGAGGGGGAGGTTAGACGTCTCATTGAAAGGCTCGCGGATAAATACACGGTCGTCGTTCTGAGCGCGGACACCTTTGGAACGCTGGAGGAGGAGTTTAAAGGACTTCCCGTGAGGATTGAGAGGGTTTCCAGCGGCACTGAGAAAGCCATGATAGCCGAGGGCTACAAACCCTACGCCGCGGTCGGAAACGGCAACAACGACGTGGCCATGCTCGAAGGTGCAGAGCTTGCTTTCTGTGTGATAGGGCCGGAGGGAGCGAGCATAGATGCTCTCCTGGCGAGCGACGTAGTGGTGAGGGACGTTAAGGACGCCATAGGCATGCTCCTCGATGAGAAGAAGCTCACAGCGACCCTGAGAGGGTGA
- a CDS encoding YigZ family protein, producing MDYRTLKGIGTAELVIKKSVFIGYALPAKTEEEAKAFISKIKAHHSDATHNVSAYLINDGKNFAVRYDDDGEPKGSAGKPVLKVIQNKGLSNVVVVVTRYFGGIQLGYGGLIKAYSDAASLAIENAGIVEVYETERFQVALPYSLFHPVRETVENSGGRVVGEEYGELVTFTVETRKGEAEKLMELLTERTRGRVRLRSLFMSSFEGNL from the coding sequence ATGGACTACAGAACGCTGAAGGGTATCGGAACGGCGGAGCTGGTGATCAAGAAGTCCGTCTTCATAGGCTACGCCTTGCCAGCGAAGACGGAAGAAGAGGCCAAGGCCTTCATCTCAAAAATCAAGGCCCACCACAGCGATGCAACGCACAACGTCTCCGCATACCTCATCAACGACGGAAAGAACTTTGCGGTTCGCTACGATGACGACGGCGAGCCCAAAGGCTCTGCCGGAAAACCGGTTCTCAAGGTAATCCAGAATAAAGGTCTCAGTAACGTTGTGGTCGTCGTTACCCGCTACTTCGGTGGCATACAACTCGGCTACGGGGGTCTGATTAAGGCGTACAGCGATGCGGCCAGTTTGGCCATTGAGAACGCGGGTATAGTCGAGGTTTACGAGACGGAGCGCTTCCAGGTTGCATTACCCTACAGCCTCTTTCACCCCGTCAGAGAGACCGTTGAGAATTCCGGCGGGAGGGTCGTTGGGGAAGAGTACGGCGAGCTGGTAACCTTCACCGTCGAGACGAGAAAGGGGGAGGCGGAAAAGCTGATGGAGCTTTTGACGGAGAGGACGAGAGGGAGGGTTAGACTAAGGTCCCTCTTCATGAGCTCGTTTGAGGGCAACCTTTAA